The DNA sequence CACCGATACGCACACCGGTAAAGGAGCCAGGTCCGGCCGTAACCGCAAACAGGTCAACCTGCTCAAGCGGTATTTTTGCGTATTCCAAAACACCACATATCATGGGCATCAGCGTCTGGCTGTGTGTCAGCTTTACATTCGTGTAGCATTCACCCAGTACTTTTCCATCCTGCCAAACGCAGGCGGAAGCCGCCCCTGCCGAGCAGTCTATTGCTAATATATTCATGCTATCGTCCTTACTTTAAAGAATCTACAACTGCAGCGGACAGACCAGTCATGGTAATGGTGCGGTCATCGTCACCGCTGCCGCGCGCAAAAGTAATGTGTATGGCTTCCGGCGGCAGAGCTTCCTCGATATTTTCACTCCACTCAATGACCATAACGCCGCCGTCCTCCAGATAATCAAAATATCCAGTGGAGGAAAGGTCATCCCAGCCCTCTACCCGATACATATCAAAGTGATAAAGCGGCAGACGGCCACCGTCATAGACATGCACCAGCGCAAAGGTTGGGCTGGAAACGCCCCCTGTACCCAATCCCGCCGCAATGCCGCGGGTGAAAGCCGTTTTTCCCATACCCATCGGCCCAAACAGTGCCAGTACTTCGCCGCCGGAAAAGGCCTTCGCCATTTTTTTGCCCAAAGTTTCCGTTTCAGCGGCCGAGTGTGTCTGCAGGACAGCTGTATGATTGTTTTCCATTTTCATATTAAAACAGCCCGATAATGCGGCCGTCGTCGGTTACGTCGATACGCTCTGCCGCAGGCGACTTCGGCAGGCCCGGCATCACCATGATATTGCCGGCATAAGCAACCACAAAACCTGCGCCGTTGGAAAGCTTCAGGTCACGGATATGCAGTGTAAAGTCATGCGGCCGGCCCAGCAGCGATGGGTCATCCGAAAGGCTGTACTGCGTTTTGGCTATGCAGACCGGCAGCTTGTCCCCGCCGAGTGTCTTAATTTCTTTCAGCGCTTTCTTTGCCTTTTTGGTATATACCACATCTTTGGCTCCGTAAATTTCCGAGGCAATACGGGAAATCTTATCTTCCAGCGGGCTGTCACCCTCATAGAGAAAATGGAAATGATTCGGCTGTTCGCATGCCTTGACTACTTTTTCGGCCACTGCTATGCCGCCTTCTCCGCCTTTGGCGAAAACTTCTGACAGCGCAAAATCAGCGCCGCGCTCATGACAGTATTTCCCGATATACTGCAGTTCTTCCTCCGGGTCATTGTTAAAGCGGTTGATAGCGACAACGACCGGCACGCCGTACTGATTCATATTGTCGATATGTGCGCCCAGATTGACAATGCCTTTCTTCAGCGCTTCCATATTTGGTGCCGCCGTGTCGGTCTTAGATACGCCGCCGTTATATTTTAGCGCACGGTCCGTTGCCACCAGCACGATTGCCGAAGGATGCAGTCCGGTTAAACGGCACTTAATATCCAAGAACTTTTCCGCACCAAGGTCACTGCCGAATCCGGCCTCCGTAATGCAGTAGTCGCCGAGCTTCAGCGCAATCTGTGTTGCACGCACACTGTTGCAGCCATGGGCAATATTGGCAAACGGTCCGCCGTGCATAATAGCTGGTGTATTCTCCAGCGTCTGTACTAGATTCGGGTTAATAGCGTCTTTCAGCAAAGCTGCCATGGCGCCCTGTGCGTGCAGGTCGCTGGCATAAATCGGTTTGCCCTCTACAGAATAAGCCACCAAGATACGGCCCAAACGCTCTTTAAGGTCATGCATATCCGAAGCAAGGCAGAAAATAGCCATCACTTCGCTGGCAACGGTAATGCAGAATCCATCCTCACGGACAAATCCGTTCGGCTTTCCGCCCAGCCCAACAACAACACTGCGCAGGGCGCGGTCGTTCATGTCCATGCAGCGGGTAATCAGGATGCGGCGAGTGTCAATATGCAGAGCATTTCCCTGATGAATGTGGTTGTCCAGCATGGCGCAGAGCAGATTGTTTGCCGCTGTAATGGCGTGCATATCACCGGTAAAGTGTAGGTTGATGTCCTCCATAGGGACAACCTGTGCATAGCCGCCGCCAGCCGCGCCGCCCTTAATGCCGAACACCGGACCAAGGCTCGGTTCACGCAGAGCGATGACCGCTTTCTTCCCGATTCTGCCCATTGCTTCGCCGAGACCGATGCTGGTAGTGGTTTTTCCCTCTCCGGCAGGAGTCGGGTTGATTGCTGTCACCAATACCAGCTTTCCATTTGGCCGGTCCTGCAGGCGGTCAAACAGCGACTGGTCCAGTTTGGCCTTATATCGGCCGTAAGGCTCCAGCTCTTCTTCCCGAATTCCAAGTTTTGAGGCAACTGCAGTGATTGGCTGCAGTTTTGCCTGCTGTGCAATTTCGATATCCGTCACGATGCGATTCCTCCTAGCACATTCTTGTTTTTAAGTATAACACAACTGCGGCCCTGGTGGAAGTACAGATTCTGTGCTTTTGCGACATTTTCCCGCTGGAACAGCCGAAAAACAAACTGCAGCGGCGGCTGCCGCAGGCTAGTGTACGGGTCTGTTTTGTGCTATAATAGCACAGGAAATCTGCCGCACACACTGCGGTGAAAGGACGTGTGTAATGAATCACTTTGGTGCCCGTGCGGCCGATTACTTTCGGCGCACTGACAAATTTCTGTGGGTAGTCATGCTTTTAATCTCCACCTACAACCTGCTTCTGCTGAAAACCGTCCCCCGAACCGACGGCGGCCGCAGCTGGCTTTCCGTGCAGCTTATGGCTATAATTGTGGGGTATATTGGTGCTGTGCTTCTTTCCCTTGTTGACTACCACACCATTGGAAACTATTGGTACATGGTAGGTGGCTTCTGCATTTTCTTGATTTTGCTGACTTTGGTAAAGGGTGTTACCATAGAGGGCACGGCTGGTGTTGCCGCCAAGGCGTGGCTGAAACTGCCGGGCGGCATGACGTTCCAGTCCAGTGAGCTTGTAAAAATCGGTTTCCTCATCACCTTCGGCAAGCATCTGGACGAGCTGCGGCGCCGGGAAGAACTGGACCAGCCGCTGCAGGTGTTGCTGTTGGCGGCCCACGCAATGATCCCCATTGTCTTGACGCACCTGCAGAAAGATGATGGTGCTGCCGTTATCTTTGCCTTTATGTTCCTATTTATGGCCTTTGCCGCCGGTGTACAGCTGCGTTATTTCGCCGCGCTGGCGGGCGTTCTGGCAGTTATGATTCCAATTGTGTGGAAATTTGGGCTGGAAGATTATCAAAAGACGCGGCTGCTAACTTTCCAGCACCCGGAAGCGGACCCGCAAGGGTACGGCTTTCAGCAGCTTGCCGGCAAGCTGAGCATTTCCAGCGGACAGCTGACCGGCCGCGGGCTTTTCGTTTCTCCACGTGTCAATTCCAGTTCCGTACCGCTGCAGTGGAGTGACTTTATTTTCTCCGTTGCTGGTGAAGAACTGGGCTTTGTCGGCTGCGTCGGCATTTTGGTCCTGCTGATTGCCTTAATGCTTGTATGCCTGCGCAACGCGCGCCGCGCAGAAGACCTGCTGGGCAGTAGCATTTGTGTCGGCTTTTTCGCCATAATCTTTTCGCAGACACTGTTTAACATTGGCATGTGTCTTAATCTGCTGCCGGTCATGGGCGTAACCCTGCCGTTCTTTAGTTCCGGCGGTTCCTCTGTCATGTGCCTGTATTTTGGCTTTGGCCTTGTGGAAAGCGTAGCGGTCCACCGCAAACGGAATAATATTGGGCAGCGGCTTTTTCTGGATTGACTGCTGTGCTTCTCGAGTGAAATTTTAATGTTTTGTCCCCGGTTTTTTACCGGGGACATTTTTTATTTACACTTAATAAATGTCAGCACTGTATTTTTGACCTTAAAGTTGAAACAATAATAAAAATCGCTTTAAAAATAAAGGTGTAGACAAAATCATGATACAAGCAATTTTGAAAAAAATCAGATACTGGCAGCTTATCAAAAATTCAAATAACACTGACGAAAAACCTGTGAAGAAGGAAAAAAAGAAGCTCAGTCTGTCATTAAGCACAAATATAAAATGGTTTAAGGAGCTTCTGGGAAAAAGCGATGATATTAAGGTTCGCGAATTTACATTTGGAAACAAACGTGTTGTAAATGCTGCTTTGATTTTCATTGACGGTCTGGTCAGCAATGAAATCATCACTGAAAGCATCATGAAACCTCTTCTGCTCTATGATGAATCATTACAGGAGACTCCCACAAACAATGCCCATGATTTGATGAATCAGATACAAAGGCGCGTTCTTTGTTCCGGCGATGTAACGGCAAATTCCTATGTGGAAGACTTAGTTACCAGCTGTCTGCGCGGCGATACAGTTCTGCTGCTAGATGGAACCTGTCAGGGTCTGGTCGTAAGCAGCAAAGGTTGGGATAAACGCAGTGTAACGGAACCGCAGACAGAATCTGTAGCAAGAGGTCCCAGAGAAGGCTTTACAGAAAATTTCAGAACTAATACTTCTCT is a window from the Caproicibacterium lactatifermentans genome containing:
- the tsaE gene encoding tRNA (adenosine(37)-N6)-threonylcarbamoyltransferase complex ATPase subunit type 1 TsaE produces the protein MKMENNHTAVLQTHSAAETETLGKKMAKAFSGGEVLALFGPMGMGKTAFTRGIAAGLGTGGVSSPTFALVHVYDGGRLPLYHFDMYRVEGWDDLSSTGYFDYLEDGGVMVIEWSENIEEALPPEAIHITFARGSGDDDRTITMTGLSAAVVDSLK
- a CDS encoding formate--tetrahydrofolate ligase; amino-acid sequence: MVTDIEIAQQAKLQPITAVASKLGIREEELEPYGRYKAKLDQSLFDRLQDRPNGKLVLVTAINPTPAGEGKTTTSIGLGEAMGRIGKKAVIALREPSLGPVFGIKGGAAGGGYAQVVPMEDINLHFTGDMHAITAANNLLCAMLDNHIHQGNALHIDTRRILITRCMDMNDRALRSVVVGLGGKPNGFVREDGFCITVASEVMAIFCLASDMHDLKERLGRILVAYSVEGKPIYASDLHAQGAMAALLKDAINPNLVQTLENTPAIMHGGPFANIAHGCNSVRATQIALKLGDYCITEAGFGSDLGAEKFLDIKCRLTGLHPSAIVLVATDRALKYNGGVSKTDTAAPNMEALKKGIVNLGAHIDNMNQYGVPVVVAINRFNNDPEEELQYIGKYCHERGADFALSEVFAKGGEGGIAVAEKVVKACEQPNHFHFLYEGDSPLEDKISRIASEIYGAKDVVYTKKAKKALKEIKTLGGDKLPVCIAKTQYSLSDDPSLLGRPHDFTLHIRDLKLSNGAGFVVAYAGNIMVMPGLPKSPAAERIDVTDDGRIIGLF
- a CDS encoding FtsW/RodA/SpoVE family cell cycle protein — protein: MNHFGARAADYFRRTDKFLWVVMLLISTYNLLLLKTVPRTDGGRSWLSVQLMAIIVGYIGAVLLSLVDYHTIGNYWYMVGGFCIFLILLTLVKGVTIEGTAGVAAKAWLKLPGGMTFQSSELVKIGFLITFGKHLDELRRREELDQPLQVLLLAAHAMIPIVLTHLQKDDGAAVIFAFMFLFMAFAAGVQLRYFAALAGVLAVMIPIVWKFGLEDYQKTRLLTFQHPEADPQGYGFQQLAGKLSISSGQLTGRGLFVSPRVNSSSVPLQWSDFIFSVAGEELGFVGCVGILVLLIALMLVCLRNARRAEDLLGSSICVGFFAIIFSQTLFNIGMCLNLLPVMGVTLPFFSSGGSSVMCLYFGFGLVESVAVHRKRNNIGQRLFLD